The genomic interval AATTGTATCTGATATATATAATGAATATCCAGAAATAAAAAAAGAAATGGATTTACAAAGAAGAAAGGAAAAAGAAAAGTTTATTCCTTTGGAAAAAAGAGAGGTCATAGCTCTTATTTCTTATTTACAACGTTTAGGAATAGATATTAAATCTTAATGATAAGTTTTTTAAAAAAATATTTTTCTTACGAAAAAGATATTGGAATTTTTCAATCTATTATATTAGTTCTATTTTTTATGACTTTTTTTTTCATTCTATTTTTTGTTTTTTCAAGACCTAAAAAATATTATGAAGAAATCAGTGAACTTCCTTTAGAAGTAGAGGGAGAAAAAAGGAAAAAAAAACAAGAATGTTTATGAGATCAAAAATTCCTTCTTTTATTATTATTCCTTCTATTTTATCTGTTATAATGTTTATGTACTATGTTATTTTTGATAATAATTATATAGGCCATCCAGTCACTATATCCTTTTTTATAACTATAACAATTTTATTACTGATCTTAGATTCCATTGAGTATTTAATATTTAGTAGAAGAATAAAATTTTTAACAGAAAAAGAAAAACGTAAAATACTAGAAGAAAATGAAGGAAATTATTTTTTTAGGTTTTATAAATTTATATTTCATGATCCTAAAAAAATCAATAGAGGGATTAAAAAAATAGACCATGGATTTGATGGAATTTTAGAATTAGATAATAAATTGCCAATGTGGTGGTTACATCTTTTTTATCTAACAATTGTATTTTCCTTAATTTATTTTATTTCTTATTTTTTTACAGATTTTTCTGATCCATATAAAGAATACGAAATGGCTTATAAAAAACAATTAAAAGAAATAGAAATTTATGAGAAAAAAATCCCTCAGGTAACTATAGAAAATGCTTCTTTTGAAGAAAAATTAATTGATAATGGAAAAGTTCTTTTTGAAGAAAATTGTTCTACCTGTCATCAATCTGATGGAAGCGGAAATATAGGCCCTAATTTAACAGATGATTACTGGATAAATATTGTTGAAAAAGATTTATTTAAAAATATATTTTCTATAATATGGAATGGAAGTAAAAATAATCCTACTATGCGAGCTTTTGGACAATCAGGAGAAATTAAAGGAAATGATATTCAAAAGATCTCTAGTTATGTCTATTTTATCAATACTAAATTAAAAAAACCTATGAAATCTAAAGAACCTCAAGGAAAAAAAATAATGAATTGGAACTTATTTATTAAATAATGAAAATAAAATTTTCTTGGGAAACAGGAATTGTATTGTCTTTGTTTATTTTTATAATTTTTATTATTTACACTGCATTTTTTTTTCCTCATGTAGAAAGTCAACTTGTATCAGATAAATATTATGAAGAAGAAATAAAATATCAAGAAATTATCAATGCAAAAAAAAATGCATCAAGACTTCCTCAAAAAATTAAAATATCTATTTTATCTTCTGGAATACAAATTGTATTTCCAAAAATTTTAGAAAATGGTCATGGTTATTTCACTCTATTTAGATCTTCATCTAAAGACTTAGATGTTTCTCGGTCTTTTAAAATAAGAAAAGACTCAGAGAAAACATTGTTTATCCCTAAAAAATTTCTAAAAATAGGATATTATAAACTTATAATTCAATGGAAATCAAATGGAAAGAAATATTTTTTTGAAAAAAATTTATTTTTTAATAATAAAATGAAAAATGAGAAAAAAAAAAAATAGAAGGAGGTTTCGTGAAGAATCTTTAGATTACCATAGTCAATTTCCTTCTGGAAAGATACAAATTTCTCCAACAAAAAAATACAGCAGTCAAAGAGATTTATCTTTAGCATATTCTCCTGGAGTTGCAGAACCTTGCAAAGAAATAGCTCGTTCTTCCAATGAAGTCTATAAATATACATCTAAAGGAAATCTTGTCGCTGTTATAACTAATGGAACTGCTGTATTAGGTCTTGGAGATATTGGAGCATTAGCATCTAAACCGGTTATGGAAGGAAAAGCACTTTTATTTAAAATATTTTCTGGAATTGATGTGTTTGATATAGAAATAGACGAATCTGATCCAGAAAAATTCATAGATGCAGTAAAAGCTATATCTCCAACTTTTGGAGGAATCAATTTAGAAGATATAAAAGCACCAGAAGCTTTTGAAATAGAACGAAGATTGAAATCTGAGTTAAATATTCCAGTAATGCATGATGATCAACATGGAACAGCTATCATTTCAGGAGCGGCATTAATTAATTCTATTAATTATGTTGGAAAAAACATTCATGAAATAAAAATGGTAGTCAATGGAGCAGGAGCGGCAGCAATTTCTTGCACAAGAACCTATAAACAACTTGGAGTCAATCCAAATAACATCCTTATGTTTGATAGTAAAGGATTATTGCATACTTCACGAAAAGATTTAAATGAAGAAAAAAAAGAATTTGCAGTTAACACTTATTCCATTCAAAAATTAGAACAAGCGATTCAAAATGCTGACGTTTTTATAGGACTGTCTGTAGGGGGAGTTTTAACCAAAAAAATGTTAAAAAGTATGGCAAAAGATCCTATTGTTTTTGCGATGGCAAATCCTGATCCAGAAATAGATTACAATTTAGCCGTAAAAATACGACCTGACGTCATTATAGCTACTGGGAGAAGCGATTATCCTAATCAAGTAAATAATGTATTAGGATTTCCCTATATTTTTAGAGGTGCGTTAGATGTTCATGCAAGTATTATTAATGATGAAATGAAATTAGCTGCTATTCATGCGATCGCTTCTTTAGCAAAAGAACCGGTTCCAGAACAAGTTAATGTTGTTTATAATAAAAAAAATATTTTTTTTGGAAAAGAATATATTATTCCTAAACCTTTCGACAATCGGTTAATCACTCGTGTAGCTCCTGCTGTTGCTAAAGCAGCTATGGATTCTGGAGTTGCAAGAAATCCTATCCTAGATTGGAAAATCTACAAAGAAAAATTACTTGATAGAATGGGGTACGAAAGTAAAATCCTAAGAATGATTCAAAATAGAGCTCGTACGAATCCTAAAAAAGTTGTTTTTTGTAATGGAGTAGAATATGAGATTCTAAAATCTGTTCAAATTCTTAATGAAGAAGGAATTGTTTCTCATCCTATTGTTTTAGGAAATGAACATAAAATAAAACGTCTAATAAATGAAAACAATCTAGATGTAGAATTGAAAATAATAGATCCTGAAAAAGAAAAAAATAAAAAAAAAATAGAGAACTATGCTAAAATTCTTTGGAAAAGAAGAAATCGAAAAGGATTAACTCTATATGATGCAAAAATCAGAATGCGTACCCCTGATCATTTTGGTGCAATGATGGTTGATCAAGGAGAAGCAGATGCAGTTATTACAGGGTATTCTAGAAGTTTTTCATTAAGTTTACGCCCCATGTTAGAAGTTATAGGAAGAGCAGAATCTGTTCAGAAAATAGCTGGAATGATGATTTTATTAACTAAACGGGGGCCTCTATTTCTAGCAGATACGGCAGTTATTACAGATCCAACAAGTGAAGAATTAGCTAGAATAGCATTAATGGCTTCTTATGTTGTGAAAGCTTTTAATATAGAACCACATATAGCTATGTTGTCCTTTCAAAATTTTTCTTCTGGCTCTAAAACTTCTTATAAAGTATCTCAAACAGTTGCTTTTTTGCATAAAAAATATCCAGATTTAATAGTAGATGGAGAATTACAACCTGATTTTGCTTTAAATGAATTCTTGTTAGCTAGTAAATTTCCTTTTTCTAAACTTGTTAAAAAAAGAGCAAATATTTTTATTTTTCCAAACTTAGAATCAGGTAATTTAACTTATAAGTTTATTAGAGGATTAGGAAATGTTCAAACTATTGGTCCCGTCATGTTAGGAATGCGAAAACCTGCACATGTAATGCAAATGCAGTCTAGTATAGAAGAAATTGTGAATTTAGCTACTTTATCTGTAATAGATGCACAAATTAGAAAAAACTAAAATCGTGTGTTTTGTTTGAAAAAAACTTCTTTTCCAAAAATAAGTTTGACTTGTTTTTGGAAAAATGATGATGCAGAACTAGATGTATAAAAAATTGGATTCTTAGTTGAATGAATAGATAATAAATTATTTTCATGTAATTTTTTTTGTATGTATTGAACTACTATTTTTTGTACATCAATTACACGTACTTTTCCATGATAAAAACTATCTATTTCATGCTTAAAAAATAGATAATGGGTACAAGCTAACAATAACGTATCTATTGATTGTAGATGTTTCAAATAAGATTCAATAACTGAGTTTATTTTTTTTTTATCCAATCCATTTTCTATAATAGGAGCTAATAACGGGGTCTCTATTTGGATTAGATCCAAATTTAAATGATGAAAATATTTTTCTATTTCTTTTTTAAAAAAATTTGAACGGATAGTTGCAGGGGTAGCCATGAGTCCGACTTTTTTAGAAGAAACTAATGTTTTGATTACAGGTTCTACCACATTAAATATTAATATTTTTTTACAAAATTCTTTTTGTATTATATCTAAAGAATTTGTAACCATTGTATTACAAGCTATTACTATAGCTTTACAATTTTTTTTATAGAGAAAATAAGCAATTTTCATTGAACATTTTTTAATAAATTCTTTAGATTTTTCTCCATAAGGCATATTTGCATTATCTCCAAAATAAATAATATATTCATTAGGCATGTGAATTTTTATTTCTTTAGCTATAAGAAGCCCTCCAATGCCAGAATCAAATATTCCTATTGGAGATGTCATTTTTCTGTATTTCAGATTCATTTCTATCTTTTTCTTTAGATTTATTTGATAAAAATTTTTTACTGAATTTATTTTTCAATCTTGCTGCTTTATTTATATGAATTATATTTTTCTTAGCTAATTTATCTATCATAGAAAAAATGTTGGGCAATTGTTCTTTTTTATTTTCCCTCATTAATTTTCTAATAGATGTTCTTGTACTTTTATACGAATATCTATTCCGTAATCGTCTAGTATGATTTTGTCTAATTCTTTTTAAAGAAGATAAATGATTCGCCATTTTTTTACGTTTATTTGAATAAATAGCCCATAGGGGAATCGAACCCCTCTTTCCAGGATGAAAACCTGACGTCCTAACCAATAGACGAATGGGCCTTTGAATTTTGAAAAAAAAACCTCATCAAATCACAAATACAAATTAAATTTTTTTTATCTTTAATACAAGTATTTTACTTACATTTGATTGTAAGACTTTTTGTTTCAAATTTTAAAGGTATTTTTTTCTGAAAAAAGTAAAAAGTAATTATACTGATCATAAAGAATTCTAAAATTGTTTTGTTTTTCTTATTTTACTTTCATTTTTTTTCTATTCATTTATTTGGAAATATAGAGTATTATAATAATAAGAAAAAATATGAGAAGATTTCTTTTAGAAGAAAGAAACAAAAATCATTGTACAATGAGGGAAAAAATGATTTGAAATTTTTTAAAAAAAAAATTCCTAAAAAAACTGATACTGATTCTATTATTCAGATAGCTAAAAATTATATCTATACACCATATAAATATGGTGGAAATTCTAAAAAAGGAATAGATTGTTCTGCCTTTATAAAAAAGATTTTTTCTTTTTACAAAATTTTATTGCCACGTGTCTCTTACCACCAAGCAAAAAAAGGATTTTTCGTACCCCCCAAAAAAATAGAAAAAGGAGATCTCTTATTTTTTTCTACAGAAATGTCTAAAAAAAAAATTAATCATGTAGGAATGGTAGTGCATGTAGAAAATCACAACAGTATATTCTTTATTCATGCCTCTACATCAAATGGAGTAATTATTTCTCAACTGTATCAAAAATATTGGAAGAATAGATTTATTACAGCAAGAAGAATACTTTATTCATCATCAGAATAATGAATTGAAAATCCTAAATGTTTCAAATCTTTCCAAAAATCAGGATATGATTTTTCTACAACATTTGGATCCTCAATTTTCAGAGAATGACACAATCCAAATGGAGAAAAAGACATAGCCATTCTGTGATCTTGATAAGTTTTTATTCGAATAGATGAATTAATTTCTTTTGATAAAAAATCTCTGATTTCTAAATCAGAGTTTGTAATGTGTATTTTTACACCTAATTTGAGTAGTTCGTTTTTTAACGCTTGTAATCTATCTGTTTCTTTAATTTTCAATGTTTCTAATCCTTTTAACAGACATTTAACACCCAGAGATGCACAAGTCACAACTATAGTTTGTGCAATGTCTGGAGTTTTATTTAGATCTAAAATAATAAATTTTAATGGAGTAAAATTGAACTTTTTATTCAGTATAATTTGATTTTTTTTAAAAAGAGTAGATATTCCAAAATATTTTTCATAAATGGAAGAGATTTCTTTATCCCCTTGTAAACTTTCATTTTTATACGTTTTTAAAGTGATATTGCATTTTTTTGATATAGCAGCCATAGAATAGTAATAAGACGCTGAACTCCAATCTGATTCTATAGAAAAACATTTTTTTACTTTTTCTTTTCCTGGTAAAATATGAATAATTTTTTTACTCCAAGAAACTTTTATCCCTGCTTGATTTAATAAATCGAAAGTCATTTTTATATATGGAATGGATGTAATTTCTTCTTTTAAATAAATTTTAAGTCCCGTATCAAATTTACTAGCTATTAACATCAGAGAACTAATATATTGACTACTAATTTTTGCATTAATATCAATTTTTCCTCCTAGAATTTTTTTTCCAATAATTTTTATTGGAGGAAATCCTACTTTTTCTAAATAATAAATTTCTGAACCTAATTTTTTTAAAGCATCTACAAGTCCGGATATCGGCCTTTCTTTCATTCTATTTGATCCTGTCAAAATGACTTCTTTTCCTTCTTGTATAGAAAAATAAGAAGTCAAAAAACGCATAGCAGTTCCAGCATGGTGAATATTGAATACATTAGATGTTTGAATGCTATTTAAACTTTTATTTAAAACTTCTGTATCCTGGCAATTGGAAAGATTTTCTATGTGAATATCATCGGGATAAATAGCTTTTAAAATTAAAAGACGATTCGAGATACTTTTAGATCCTGTTATAGATATGGCTCCACATAAATAATTTTTTTTTAGTTTCCGAATAGTAATGTAAGAAGACATATTAATTAATTTATTTTAGTTTTTCATTATCATGGTGTCTTTTATGATCTCTTATTTTCTTTTTTTTTAGTTTTTTTTTAAAAGACTCTTCTAAATTAATTCCAGTTTGATTCGCCAAACAAATCAAAACAAATAAGACATCCGATAATTCTTCACCAAGATTTTCATTGTTTTTGCAATTTTTTTTTGGAGATTGTTCTCCATAGTTTCTTGCAATAATTCTAGAAACTTCACCTACTTCTTCAGATAAAAGAATAGTGTTAGTTAATACGTTAAAATAACGGATTCCATGGGTAAGAATCCAATCATGAACTAATTTTTGCAAATCTTTTATTTCCAAATTCAATTATTATTATAGAGGTTTTTTTTTTTAAGTATTCTTTTTACATGATCTATGATTGATTCACGATCTATTTTATATTTACTTAATAATTCCATTGGTTTTCCACTTTCTCCAAAAGTATCGTTTACTGCTACTATACTTTGATAAATAGGATACTTTTTATTATTAGTAGTAATAATTCTAGAAATACTTTCTCCTAATCCTCCTAAATAATTATGTTCCTCTGCAGTGACAACACATTTTGTTTTTTTAATAGAATTTAATATGGTTTTTTCATCTAATGGTTTTATTGTATGAATATTAATAACTTCACAATTAATTCCTTTTTTTTCGTATAATATTCTAGATGCTTCTAAAGATTCCCATACCAAATGGCCTGTGCTAATAATAGTTACATCTTTTCCTTTTTTTAAAAGAATCGCTTTTCCAATTTCAAACTTTTGATTTTCTTCCGTAAAATTAACTACAGAAGGACGTCCAAAACGTAAATAAACGGGACCAGAGTAATCAGCAATAGCTAAAGTTGCCGCATAAGTTTGATTGTAATCACAAGTGTTAATAACAGTCATTCCAGGCAACATTTTCATCATTCCTATATCTTCCAAACTTTGATGTGTTGCTCCATCTTCACCTAAGGTTAACCCAGAATGAGAAGCACATATTTTTACATTTTTTCGTGAATAAGCTATAGACTGACGGATTTGATCATATACGCGAGATGTAGCAAAATTTGCGAATGTTCCAGCAAAAGGAATATATTTTCCAATGCTAAGTCCAGATGCAATGCACATCATATTAGCTTCTGCAATTCCAATCTGAAAAAATCGTTCAGGAAATTCTTTGGAAAATTTTTTCATAAATAATGAACTAGTCAAATCAGCACATAATACTACAATTTTTTTATTTTTTCTACCTAATAAAGTCAAAGCATTTCCGAATCCTGCTCTAGTTTCTTTTAATCCTTTATTTTCATATAGTTTCATAATTCTTATTTTTTTTCTATGATATCAGATTGGGTAATCTCCTAAAGGAGTTTTAGGGAGTTGAGAAAGTGCTTTTTCTAATTCCTCTTGATTAGGAGATTTTCCATGCCATATATAATTTCCTTCCATAAAATCTACTCCATACCCCATTTTTGTATATAAAATAATTAAAACTGGTTTTTTTTTTCCAGTTTCATTTTTTGCTTTTTTTAAAATATTAATGACTTTTTCTATATTGTTTCCTCCTAATTCTTCTAAAACTATCCAATTAAAAGATTCAAATTTTTTTTTAAGATTTCCAAGAGAAAGAACTTGATCGGTAGGTCCATCTATTTGTACCCCATTATAATCTACAGTAGCTATATAATTATCTATATGATTTGCTCCTGCATATAAAACAGCTTCCCATATTTGCCCTTCATTTAATTCTCCATCTCCATGTAGGCTGTAAATCAATCTATTAAATTCTTTATTCAATCTTTTTGATATGGCCGCCCCAATTGCTACTGACATTCCTTGACCTAAGGATCCAGAAGAGATTCGGATTCCGGGGAGTCCTCTATGTATGGAAGGATGCCCTTGTAAACGAGAATTTAGTTTTCTGAAAGTTGATAATTCTTTTACAGAAAAAAAACCCGAACGAGCTAACACACTATAATAAACAGGAGAGATATGACCATTTGACAGAAAAAAAAGATCTTCTCCTTCTCCATCCATAGTAAATTTTTTTGGATTAAAATACATGATTTCTTTATATAAAGCTACCAAGTATTCTGTGCATCCTAATGATCCACCAGGATGACCAGAATTTGCATTATTTACCATACGTAATATATCTCTTCTTACTTGAGAACATAAATCTTTTAAATCACGTATATTCATATATTTTTTTTTTGAATTTGTTTTTTTTAGTTTTTATACTGGATATTTTTTTCATATTTTTAATCATATGAATTTTTTGTTAATAAAAAATCAAAACACAAAAATAACAATTAATTATGAGTATCCTAAACAGAAAATCGAAATTCAAATATAATTTTTTAGATGAATATGTAGCTGGTATACAATTGCTTGGACATGAAGTTAAAGCTATAAGACAAAATCAAGCTAATATTACGGAAAGTTTTTGTCAGATAAAAAATGGAGAATTGTATTCCATTAACATGGATATCTCTGAATACAAATTTGGAACCAATTGGAATCATCAAAGTAGAAGAGAAAGAAAATTATTATTAAATAAAAAAGAATTAAAAAGAATAGAAAAAAAATTAAAGGATCCAGGACTTACTGTGATTCCCACTAAATTATTTATAAATAATAAAGGATATGTAAAATTAAAAATTGTTTTAGCGAAAGGAAAAAAAGTTTACGATAAACGTGAATATATAAGAAAAAAAGATATTTTTCGTGAATTAAATTCATGAAATAATAAATTCACAAAAAAAAAGATCAGAAATAGAATTACTATTCTATATATTTGTTTATATTCAAACATTTTAAAGGATATGAAAAACGTAAATTTTTTTATTATTACTTTATTTGCTTTTTTTTCATTTGTTTTTTCTCAATCTCAATATTCTCAGAATAAATGGTCTATAAAAATAAGATCGCATGATGTTAATTATTATCCTATTATTAAATCTCCATTTAGGTATTTTTTTTATAAAAGAAATAATAGTCTCAATCCTTTTTTTTCAGATATAGAAATTGTACATCATCTCACTAAAAACATAGGTTTGTATGTTAATGGAACATTAGGAATGGTTGATAATAATAGATGGAAAATAATGGATTCTTTTTTTATAAAATTCAATCCTGGAATCAATCTTCATCTATTTCCTAAATATAGAATTGATCCTTATTTAATATTAGGTGGTGGATATCATCAATTTAACTATGAAAATAGCGCATTAAAAGTATCTGTTTCAGATTATTCATATTATTATAATTTAAATCAAAAACATTTTATTCTGTTAGATGGAGGAGTAGGAATGAATTTATGGGTTGTTTCTAATGTTGGGGTGAATCTTCAAAGTACTTACAATCATATTCTCACAACTCCTACTCCTTTTATTGCTGAAGCAAAAGAAGATTTTTTGAATTTTTGGGACCATTCTATGGGACTCGTATTTCGTTTTGGAAATAGTCATTCCAAAAAAAAAGAGAAAGGAATTTATTCTTCTGATTCTACAGTAGTAAAAGAAGAAGAAGAAAAAGAGAAAGGAGTTTCTTCTTCTGATTCTACAGTAGTAAAAGAAGAAAAAGAAAAAGAGAAAGGAGTTTCTTCTTCTGATTCTACAGTAGTAAAAGAAGAAGAAGAAAAAGAGAAAGGAGTTTCTTCTTCTGATTCTACAGTAGTAAAAGAAGAAGAAGAAAAAGAGAATAATCTTATTGAAGAGAATTCTGAAGAAGAAGAAAAGGATACAAATTGCTGTGAAGAGATTCTTGATCAAGATCAAG from Blattabacterium cuenoti carries:
- a CDS encoding transketolase family protein; amino-acid sequence: MKLYENKGLKETRAGFGNALTLLGRKNKKIVVLCADLTSSLFMKKFSKEFPERFFQIGIAEANMMCIASGLSIGKYIPFAGTFANFATSRVYDQIRQSIAYSRKNVKICASHSGLTLGEDGATHQSLEDIGMMKMLPGMTVINTCDYNQTYAATLAIADYSGPVYLRFGRPSVVNFTEENQKFEIGKAILLKKGKDVTIISTGHLVWESLEASRILYEKKGINCEVINIHTIKPLDEKTILNSIKKTKCVVTAEEHNYLGGLGESISRIITTNNKKYPIYQSIVAVNDTFGESGKPMELLSKYKIDRESIIDHVKRILKKKNLYNNN
- a CDS encoding OmpA family protein, whose protein sequence is MKNVNFFIITLFAFFSFVFSQSQYSQNKWSIKIRSHDVNYYPIIKSPFRYFFYKRNNSLNPFFSDIEIVHHLTKNIGLYVNGTLGMVDNNRWKIMDSFFIKFNPGINLHLFPKYRIDPYLILGGGYHQFNYENSALKVSVSDYSYYYNLNQKHFILLDGGVGMNLWVVSNVGVNLQSTYNHILTTPTPFIAEAKEDFLNFWDHSMGLVFRFGNSHSKKKEKGIYSSDSTVVKEEEEKEKGVSSSDSTVVKEEKEKEKGVSSSDSTVVKEEEEKEKGVSSSDSTVVKEEEEKENNLIEENSEEEEKDTNCCEEILDQDQDQDGILDKYDFCPDQFGLKKFNGCPDTDSDNIPDHEDKCPKKFGLKKFNGCPDTRTTRTTTSRTRKISSSNKSNKNIILKPILFKFGQPTLSSHSRSIINEIAVIMTKRLPHSKFYINGCTDDSGKNSFNKALSLKRAKCVFEALKSKGISPYRMKIRGLVKCKSIKNDKGRRVDIVVIQTPK
- a CDS encoding NADP-dependent malic enzyme — protein: MRKKKNRRRFREESLDYHSQFPSGKIQISPTKKYSSQRDLSLAYSPGVAEPCKEIARSSNEVYKYTSKGNLVAVITNGTAVLGLGDIGALASKPVMEGKALLFKIFSGIDVFDIEIDESDPEKFIDAVKAISPTFGGINLEDIKAPEAFEIERRLKSELNIPVMHDDQHGTAIISGAALINSINYVGKNIHEIKMVVNGAGAAAISCTRTYKQLGVNPNNILMFDSKGLLHTSRKDLNEEKKEFAVNTYSIQKLEQAIQNADVFIGLSVGGVLTKKMLKSMAKDPIVFAMANPDPEIDYNLAVKIRPDVIIATGRSDYPNQVNNVLGFPYIFRGALDVHASIINDEMKLAAIHAIASLAKEPVPEQVNVVYNKKNIFFGKEYIIPKPFDNRLITRVAPAVAKAAMDSGVARNPILDWKIYKEKLLDRMGYESKILRMIQNRARTNPKKVVFCNGVEYEILKSVQILNEEGIVSHPIVLGNEHKIKRLINENNLDVELKIIDPEKEKNKKKIENYAKILWKRRNRKGLTLYDAKIRMRTPDHFGAMMVDQGEADAVITGYSRSFSLSLRPMLEVIGRAESVQKIAGMMILLTKRGPLFLADTAVITDPTSEELARIALMASYVVKAFNIEPHIAMLSFQNFSSGSKTSYKVSQTVAFLHKKYPDLIVDGELQPDFALNEFLLASKFPFSKLVKKRANIFIFPNLESGNLTYKFIRGLGNVQTIGPVMLGMRKPAHVMQMQSSIEEIVNLATLSVIDAQIRKN
- a CDS encoding 3-phosphoshikimate 1-carboxyvinyltransferase, with amino-acid sequence MSSYITIRKLKKNYLCGAISITGSKSISNRLLILKAIYPDDIHIENLSNCQDTEVLNKSLNSIQTSNVFNIHHAGTAMRFLTSYFSIQEGKEVILTGSNRMKERPISGLVDALKKLGSEIYYLEKVGFPPIKIIGKKILGGKIDINAKISSQYISSLMLIASKFDTGLKIYLKEEITSIPYIKMTFDLLNQAGIKVSWSKKIIHILPGKEKVKKCFSIESDWSSASYYYSMAAISKKCNITLKTYKNESLQGDKEISSIYEKYFGISTLFKKNQIILNKKFNFTPLKFIILDLNKTPDIAQTIVVTCASLGVKCLLKGLETLKIKETDRLQALKNELLKLGVKIHITNSDLEIRDFLSKEINSSIRIKTYQDHRMAMSFSPFGLCHSLKIEDPNVVEKSYPDFWKDLKHLGFSIHYSDDE
- a CDS encoding transketolase, whose translation is MNIRDLKDLCSQVRRDILRMVNNANSGHPGGSLGCTEYLVALYKEIMYFNPKKFTMDGEGEDLFFLSNGHISPVYYSVLARSGFFSVKELSTFRKLNSRLQGHPSIHRGLPGIRISSGSLGQGMSVAIGAAISKRLNKEFNRLIYSLHGDGELNEGQIWEAVLYAGANHIDNYIATVDYNGVQIDGPTDQVLSLGNLKKKFESFNWIVLEELGGNNIEKVINILKKAKNETGKKKPVLIILYTKMGYGVDFMEGNYIWHGKSPNQEELEKALSQLPKTPLGDYPI
- a CDS encoding C40 family peptidase, with product MFFLFYFHFFSIHLFGNIEYYNNKKKYEKISFRRKKQKSLYNEGKNDLKFFKKKIPKKTDTDSIIQIAKNYIYTPYKYGGNSKKGIDCSAFIKKIFSFYKILLPRVSYHQAKKGFFVPPKKIEKGDLLFFSTEMSKKKINHVGMVVHVENHNSIFFIHASTSNGVIISQLYQKYWKNRFITARRILYSSSE
- the murI gene encoding glutamate racemase, yielding MNLKYRKMTSPIGIFDSGIGGLLIAKEIKIHMPNEYIIYFGDNANMPYGEKSKEFIKKCSMKIAYFLYKKNCKAIVIACNTMVTNSLDIIQKEFCKKILIFNVVEPVIKTLVSSKKVGLMATPATIRSNFFKKEIEKYFHHLNLDLIQIETPLLAPIIENGLDKKKINSVIESYLKHLQSIDTLLLACTHYLFFKHEIDSFYHGKVRVIDVQKIVVQYIQKKLHENNLLSIHSTKNPIFYTSSSASSFFQKQVKLIFGKEVFFKQNTRF
- a CDS encoding nucleotide pyrophosphohydrolase — protein: MEIKDLQKLVHDWILTHGIRYFNVLTNTILLSEEVGEVSRIIARNYGEQSPKKNCKNNENLGEELSDVLFVLICLANQTGINLEESFKKKLKKKKIRDHKRHHDNEKLK
- the smpB gene encoding SsrA-binding protein SmpB, giving the protein MSILNRKSKFKYNFLDEYVAGIQLLGHEVKAIRQNQANITESFCQIKNGELYSINMDISEYKFGTNWNHQSRRERKLLLNKKELKRIEKKLKDPGLTVIPTKLFINNKGYVKLKIVLAKGKKVYDKREYIRKKDIFRELNS
- a CDS encoding cytochrome oxidase, encoding MISFLKKYFSYEKDIGIFQSIILVLFFMTFFFILFFVFSRPKKYYEEISELPLEVEGEKRKKKQECL
- a CDS encoding cbb3-type cytochrome c oxidase N-terminal domain-containing protein — its product is MRSKIPSFIIIPSILSVIMFMYYVIFDNNYIGHPVTISFFITITILLLILDSIEYLIFSRRIKFLTEKEKRKILEENEGNYFFRFYKFIFHDPKKINRGIKKIDHGFDGILELDNKLPMWWLHLFYLTIVFSLIYFISYFFTDFSDPYKEYEMAYKKQLKEIEIYEKKIPQVTIENASFEEKLIDNGKVLFEENCSTCHQSDGSGNIGPNLTDDYWINIVEKDLFKNIFSIIWNGSKNNPTMRAFGQSGEIKGNDIQKISSYVYFINTKLKKPMKSKEPQGKKIMNWNLFIK
- a CDS encoding FixH family protein yields the protein MKIKFSWETGIVLSLFIFIIFIIYTAFFFPHVESQLVSDKYYEEEIKYQEIINAKKNASRLPQKIKISILSSGIQIVFPKILENGHGYFTLFRSSSKDLDVSRSFKIRKDSEKTLFIPKKFLKIGYYKLIIQWKSNGKKYFFEKNLFFNNKMKNEKKKK